In one Bacillus sp. PK3_68 genomic region, the following are encoded:
- a CDS encoding Xaa-Pro peptidase family protein: protein MIKIEKLRTQMKKEGIDGLLVMSPYNRRYLTNFTGSAGAALISEEKAIFITDFRYMEQAGKQAEGFEIVQHKGTLYEEAAAQAEKQGIKRLGFEKAYTTFQTYETLKGLFKDELVPTSEMIEKLRLIKDNSEIKILKEAADIADAAFKHIIEFIQPGMTELEVSNELEFFMRKWGATSSSFDTIVASGKRSALPHGVASDKVIEKGDMVTLDYGAYYQGYVSDITRTIAVGEPSEQMKEIYQIVLDAQLKGMEQIKGGLTGKEADAITRDYITQKGYGEHFGHSTGHGIGLEVHEGPALSFRSDMVLEPGMVVTVEPGIYLPGIGGVRIEDDTLITETGNETLTHSTKDLLIL, encoded by the coding sequence ATGATTAAAATAGAGAAGCTGCGCACGCAGATGAAAAAAGAGGGAATTGATGGTTTGCTCGTGATGAGTCCTTATAATCGCCGTTACCTGACGAACTTCACAGGATCTGCAGGAGCAGCGCTTATTTCCGAAGAGAAAGCTATTTTTATTACCGATTTTCGATACATGGAGCAAGCCGGGAAACAAGCAGAGGGATTTGAGATAGTTCAGCATAAGGGAACGTTGTACGAAGAGGCAGCCGCGCAAGCTGAAAAGCAAGGAATCAAACGCCTTGGATTTGAAAAAGCATATACAACTTTCCAAACTTATGAAACGCTCAAAGGTCTCTTTAAAGATGAATTAGTCCCTACAAGCGAAATGATTGAAAAATTGCGCTTGATTAAGGATAATTCAGAGATTAAGATATTAAAGGAAGCGGCCGATATCGCTGATGCAGCCTTTAAACATATCATTGAATTTATCCAGCCGGGCATGACTGAGCTGGAGGTTTCAAATGAGCTGGAATTCTTCATGAGAAAATGGGGGGCAACCTCTTCATCTTTTGATACGATTGTAGCTTCCGGCAAACGCTCAGCTTTGCCTCACGGTGTAGCAAGCGATAAGGTGATTGAAAAAGGCGATATGGTGACATTGGATTACGGGGCTTATTATCAAGGGTATGTTTCCGACATTACCCGGACCATTGCAGTCGGAGAACCGTCCGAACAAATGAAGGAAATTTACCAGATTGTGCTGGATGCCCAGTTAAAAGGGATGGAGCAGATCAAGGGAGGCCTGACGGGCAAAGAAGCGGATGCTATTACCCGCGATTATATTACCCAAAAGGGGTACGGAGAGCATTTTGGCCATTCAACCGGCCATGGCATTGGGCTTGAAGTTCACGAAGGGCCGGCGCTTTCTTTCCGTTCTGATATGGTTCTTGAGCCGGGAATGGTCGTTACGGTTGAGCCGGGCATCTATTTGCCAGGCATTGGCGGCGTACGCATTGAAGATGATACGTTGATTACAGAAACAGGCAATGAAACGCTCACGCATTCCACAAAAGATTTACTCATTCTTTAA
- the efp gene encoding elongation factor P translates to MISVNDFRTGLTIEVDGGLWRVVDFQHVKPGKGAAFVRSKLRNLRNGNIQEKTFRAGEKVEKAQIDHRRMQYLYANGDQHVFMDNESYEQIELPASQIEHELKFLKENMEVSIMMYQTETLGVDLPNTVELKVIETEPGIKGDTASGGTKPATVETGLTVQVPFFVNEGDVLVVNTDDGSYISRA, encoded by the coding sequence ATGATTTCAGTAAACGATTTTCGTACAGGTTTAACAATTGAGGTAGACGGCGGCCTTTGGCGCGTAGTCGATTTCCAGCACGTTAAACCTGGAAAAGGAGCGGCATTTGTTCGTTCTAAATTGCGTAACCTGCGTAACGGCAACATTCAGGAAAAAACATTCCGTGCGGGTGAAAAAGTAGAAAAAGCACAAATCGATCACCGCAGAATGCAGTACTTATATGCAAATGGCGACCAGCATGTATTCATGGACAATGAGTCTTATGAGCAGATTGAATTGCCTGCTTCTCAAATTGAACATGAGCTGAAGTTTTTAAAAGAAAACATGGAAGTTTCCATTATGATGTATCAAACAGAAACATTGGGAGTAGATCTTCCAAACACGGTTGAACTAAAAGTCATCGAAACCGAGCCGGGCATTAAAGGCGACACCGCTTCAGGCGGAACAAAACCTGCAACTGTTGAAACAGGATTAACAGTACAAGTTCCATTCTTCGTTAACGAAGGGGATGTCCTTGTTGTTAACACAGATGACGGAAGCTATATTTCTCGTGCCTAA
- a CDS encoding YqhR family membrane protein, with product MVNKREKEHKAEFPLSYALVIGLFGGIIWGGLAQFAAYFHFMTIDINAVVTYVNIPKIHSGFWKVLSGLIFHTGISLLLAIVYYFLLRKSKTIWSGVLFGAAIWVFLFVIIHPLLASIPSWQKLNVNTLSTTICLLILYGLFIGYSISYGYEQHLLKEKRLNERKKANG from the coding sequence ATGGTGAACAAGCGGGAAAAAGAGCACAAAGCAGAATTTCCTTTAAGTTACGCATTAGTGATCGGCCTGTTCGGCGGGATAATATGGGGTGGCCTTGCGCAATTTGCTGCTTACTTTCATTTTATGACGATCGACATCAATGCGGTCGTTACATATGTCAATATTCCAAAAATTCACAGCGGTTTCTGGAAAGTACTATCTGGCCTGATATTCCATACAGGAATATCACTACTCCTAGCCATAGTGTATTATTTCTTGCTGAGGAAAAGTAAAACGATCTGGTCGGGCGTGCTCTTTGGCGCGGCGATTTGGGTTTTCTTATTTGTGATTATCCATCCACTTCTCGCTAGTATTCCTTCTTGGCAAAAATTAAACGTCAATACATTGTCCACAACTATTTGTCTGTTAATCCTTTACGGGCTATTTATCGGCTATTCGATTTCCTATGGGTATGAACAACATCTTTTGAAAGAAAAAAGATTAAATGAGCGGAAAAAGGCAAACGGCTAA
- a CDS encoding SA1362 family protein — protein sequence MTIRSVIAYTLMGLAAIGLISMLLYSPGALARQLIILAVTAVVIYFIYRLVIRKRLGGGTEDKAFAKAAKESKKRLQKQKRPKPSSPSTVSSKKKKPFRRKRTKHLTVIEGKKGKKNNRASS from the coding sequence TTGACAATCCGGTCAGTCATTGCCTATACACTCATGGGACTCGCTGCCATTGGCTTAATTTCCATGCTGCTTTATTCACCTGGAGCTTTGGCACGGCAGCTTATTATTCTCGCGGTTACTGCTGTAGTTATTTATTTCATTTACCGTCTAGTCATTCGCAAAAGACTTGGCGGTGGTACGGAAGACAAGGCCTTTGCTAAAGCAGCAAAAGAGTCAAAGAAAAGACTGCAAAAGCAAAAGCGCCCAAAACCTTCTTCTCCCTCAACGGTTTCCTCGAAAAAGAAAAAACCGTTTCGCCGAAAAAGAACGAAGCATTTAACGGTGATTGAAGGAAAGAAAGGCAAAAAAAATAACCGGGCATCTTCTTAA
- the aroQ gene encoding type II 3-dehydroquinate dehydratase produces MKSILLLNGPNLNRLGKREPEIYGSETLQDLESRIIARGKELGAFISAFQSNHEGELIDRIHLAADEKMDGIIFNPGAFTHYSYAIRDAVASISVPVIEVHISNIHSREPFREHSVIAPVAAGQIAGLGFIGYELALQALIHI; encoded by the coding sequence ATGAAGAGCATCCTCTTATTGAACGGACCAAATTTGAACCGGCTGGGGAAACGAGAGCCGGAGATTTACGGCAGTGAAACCCTGCAAGACCTAGAAAGCCGTATTATAGCTAGAGGAAAAGAGTTAGGAGCATTTATCAGCGCGTTTCAGTCTAATCATGAAGGAGAATTAATTGACAGAATTCATCTAGCTGCTGATGAAAAAATGGATGGCATCATCTTTAACCCGGGGGCCTTTACTCATTACAGTTATGCAATTAGAGATGCGGTTGCGTCTATTTCTGTACCGGTCATCGAAGTGCATATCAGCAATATTCATAGCCGTGAGCCCTTCCGTGAGCATTCAGTCATAGCGCCTGTAGCCGCTGGGCAAATTGCCGGTCTAGGGTTTATCGGTTATGAACTAGCTTTACAGGCACTTATACATATCTAA
- a CDS encoding DUF1385 domain-containing protein, whose amino-acid sequence MSEQKPVYGGQALVEGVMFGGKHHTVTAIRRKDRSIEFFHLPRAPKPALQKLKKIPFLRGIFAILDSAATGSKHLNFAQERYDLDPDEDGQINEAAEPSKWTMVLGVAAIGILSFLFGKFIFTLVPVFLAELTRPIFSGNFAQILVEGFFKLVLLLVYIYLISLTPLIKRVFQYHGAEHKVINAFESGQPLTVKNVQAASRLHYRCGSSFILFTVIVGIFIYMLVPTDPLYVRVLNRIALIPVVLGISFEVLQLTNKLRDIPILRYLGYPGLWLQLLTTKEPEDDQVEVAIASFEKLLAIEERTKRGLSTEEIV is encoded by the coding sequence ATGAGTGAGCAAAAGCCAGTTTATGGCGGGCAGGCACTGGTAGAAGGCGTTATGTTTGGAGGAAAACACCATACGGTAACAGCCATTCGCCGCAAAGACCGTTCAATTGAATTCTTTCATTTGCCAAGAGCACCTAAACCTGCTTTGCAGAAGTTGAAAAAAATCCCATTTTTACGCGGCATTTTTGCGATCCTGGATTCAGCAGCGACCGGCTCTAAGCATTTAAATTTTGCACAGGAACGCTATGATTTGGATCCGGATGAAGATGGTCAAATAAATGAGGCGGCAGAACCTTCAAAATGGACGATGGTTCTTGGCGTAGCTGCTATCGGCATTCTGTCGTTTTTGTTTGGAAAATTTATCTTTACACTTGTTCCAGTCTTTCTTGCGGAACTTACCCGCCCTATTTTCTCGGGCAATTTTGCGCAAATCCTAGTTGAAGGCTTTTTCAAGCTAGTTCTCCTGCTTGTTTATATTTACTTAATCTCTTTAACTCCACTCATCAAACGAGTGTTTCAATATCATGGAGCTGAGCATAAGGTAATTAATGCGTTTGAAAGCGGGCAACCACTAACAGTGAAAAACGTGCAGGCTGCCTCGCGTCTCCATTATCGCTGTGGATCAAGCTTCATTTTGTTCACTGTGATTGTTGGTATCTTCATTTATATGCTCGTTCCGACTGATCCACTTTACGTCAGGGTATTAAACAGAATCGCTCTTATTCCGGTCGTTCTCGGCATCTCATTTGAAGTGTTGCAGCTGACAAATAAACTTCGGGATATTCCTATTCTTCGCTATCTTGGCTATCCCGGCTTATGGCTTCAGCTGTTAACAACAAAAGAGCCGGAAGATGATCAAGTGGAAGTAGCAATCGCTTCATTTGAAAAATTACTAGCAATAGAAGAAAGAACGAAAAGGGGATTAAGTACAGAGGAAATTGTCTAA
- a CDS encoding patatin-like phospholipase family protein, with protein sequence MRIDGVFSGGGIKGFALVGAYEAIESQGLRFVRVAGTSAGAIMAALIAAGYTSAELKRAIKEVEGEDLLDDTLFDLPFVRWLKIYFTLGLYKGKKLEQWLDGLLRQKGIRSFGDLAPGALRVVTADITNGRILTLPDDLPAYRINPHSFPIARAVRMSCTLPYFFQPVKLSVPNGKALILDGGMLSNFPLWLFDEEKKQKRPVLGIKLSTRTMQMPRQVTNGADLFGAIFHTMKDAHDARYISKRHARNIVFIPVEGTAVTDFSLSDEKKDALIQIGRGYTEAFLKRWCY encoded by the coding sequence ATGAGAATTGACGGCGTTTTTTCTGGCGGCGGAATTAAAGGATTCGCACTCGTCGGCGCTTACGAGGCAATCGAAAGCCAAGGCTTACGGTTCGTAAGAGTGGCAGGGACGAGTGCCGGAGCAATTATGGCCGCTTTGATTGCAGCGGGTTACACGAGTGCAGAGTTAAAGAGGGCAATAAAAGAAGTAGAGGGAGAGGATCTGCTTGACGATACATTATTTGATCTACCGTTTGTTCGCTGGCTGAAGATTTATTTTACACTTGGCTTGTACAAAGGGAAAAAGCTGGAACAATGGCTGGATGGCTTGCTTAGGCAAAAAGGAATTCGTTCCTTCGGCGACCTGGCACCAGGAGCCTTACGAGTTGTAACCGCTGATATTACAAACGGGCGGATACTTACTTTACCTGATGACTTGCCTGCTTACAGAATTAACCCTCATTCTTTTCCGATTGCCCGGGCGGTGCGGATGAGCTGTACGCTTCCTTATTTCTTTCAGCCTGTCAAACTGTCTGTACCAAATGGCAAAGCACTCATCTTGGACGGCGGAATGCTGAGCAACTTTCCGCTTTGGCTGTTCGATGAAGAAAAAAAGCAAAAGCGCCCTGTACTTGGGATTAAGTTAAGTACACGAACGATGCAAATGCCGAGACAAGTAACCAATGGAGCGGATTTATTTGGTGCCATTTTTCATACGATGAAGGACGCCCACGATGCGCGGTATATTTCTAAAAGGCATGCAAGAAACATTGTGTTTATTCCGGTAGAGGGTACCGCCGTAACGGATTTTAGCTTATCAGACGAAAAAAAAGACGCCCTCATTCAAATAGGGCGCGGATATACAGAGGCATTTTTAAAAAGATGGTGTTACTGA